A single region of the Streptomyces virginiae genome encodes:
- a CDS encoding acyl carrier protein — MSARPALEELAALTKKAGITVDPTEPASRPHSAFDEYGLDSPGLLGIVGEPENRRRRALPTHADRCRTPGEFPDLVNHSLMTGA; from the coding sequence ATGTCCGCCCGGCCGGCCCTGGAGGAACTGGCGGCCCTCACGAAGAAGGCCGGCATCACCGTCGATCCCACCGAGCCGGCGAGCCGGCCGCACTCCGCCTTCGACGAGTACGGCCTCGATTCGCCGGGCCTGCTCGGGATCGTCGGCGAACCGGAGAACCGGCGGAGGCGGGCCCTGCCCACCCACGCCGACCGCTGCAGGACCCCCGGGGAATTCCCCGACCTCGTCAACCACAGTCTGATGACCGGAGCCTGA
- a CDS encoding SRPBCC family protein, giving the protein MAGHTENEITVNAPVDVVWEMTNDLPSWPHLFSEYASLEILEEQGDTTRFRLTMHPDENGKVWSWVSERTVDRKGLTVRARRVETGPFAHMDIHWQYFKVPGGTRMKWTQDFAMKPDAPVDDAWMTDNINRNSPIQMALIRDKIEKRQREGRAPAVSRV; this is encoded by the coding sequence ATGGCAGGACACACCGAGAACGAGATCACCGTCAACGCGCCCGTGGACGTCGTCTGGGAGATGACCAACGATCTCCCCAGCTGGCCCCACCTGTTCAGCGAGTACGCCTCCCTCGAGATCCTCGAGGAGCAGGGCGACACCACCCGCTTCCGACTGACCATGCACCCCGACGAGAACGGCAAGGTGTGGAGTTGGGTCTCGGAGCGGACCGTCGACCGCAAGGGCCTCACGGTCCGTGCCCGACGGGTGGAGACCGGCCCGTTCGCGCACATGGACATCCACTGGCAGTACTTCAAGGTGCCCGGCGGCACCCGGATGAAGTGGACCCAGGACTTCGCGATGAAGCCGGACGCCCCCGTCGACGACGCCTGGATGACCGACAACATCAACCGCAACTCCCCGATCCAGATGGCCCTGATCCGGGACAAGATCGAGAAGCGTCAGCGTG